From one Flavobacterium kingsejongi genomic stretch:
- a CDS encoding MFS transporter, protein MTERQSQYSPAIIPLMAVSAGVIVANIYYNQPILKEIALSLQVTESQIGKIAMLSQLGYGLGMFFLLPLGDKLNRKNLILTLCVLLTITLMLVACTHSLSVLYVLSFFVGLFSVPAQIILPMAATLGKDNRGKNVGIVFSGILVGILGARVISGLITEAFGWRYVFGISAGMVLIVTVLLKLYLPEVPPKFKGNYFHLLKSTLALVKEYRVLRQAALLGSFTFGVFCSFWTTLTFHLSSPPLSYHTGTIGLFGLIAIGGALVAPYFGKLADKGNVQRSLLITVSMIIGSILLIKLFPYSIPVLVISIFFLDIGVQATQITNFTRIYSLHEEAHSRLNTIYMTTYFIGAAIGTYFGLLSWKLGQWDLSTWQLLLWSGIALLIVLFSKRNT, encoded by the coding sequence ATGACCGAGCGTCAATCCCAATACAGTCCCGCAATCATTCCGTTGATGGCCGTTTCCGCCGGAGTAATCGTTGCCAACATCTATTACAACCAGCCTATTTTAAAAGAAATTGCCCTCTCCCTACAGGTAACCGAAAGCCAGATTGGCAAGATCGCCATGCTCTCCCAACTCGGTTACGGACTCGGCATGTTTTTCCTGCTACCATTAGGAGACAAACTCAACCGCAAAAACCTGATCCTGACCTTATGTGTCTTACTGACGATAACCCTCATGCTCGTCGCCTGTACCCATTCGCTGTCCGTCTTATATGTATTGAGTTTTTTCGTAGGCCTCTTTTCCGTGCCTGCGCAAATCATCTTACCGATGGCCGCCACACTGGGGAAAGACAACCGGGGAAAGAATGTCGGTATTGTCTTTAGTGGGATATTAGTCGGTATCCTGGGCGCCCGCGTCATCAGCGGACTCATCACCGAAGCTTTCGGCTGGCGGTATGTCTTTGGTATTTCAGCCGGGATGGTACTCATCGTCACGGTACTTTTAAAATTATACCTGCCCGAAGTACCGCCTAAATTTAAAGGCAATTATTTCCATTTGCTAAAATCCACGTTGGCACTGGTCAAAGAATACCGCGTACTGCGCCAGGCCGCATTGTTGGGCTCTTTTACCTTTGGCGTTTTCTGTTCCTTCTGGACCACCCTCACCTTTCACCTCAGCAGCCCGCCGCTCAGTTACCACACCGGAACCATCGGCCTCTTTGGACTGATCGCCATCGGAGGCGCACTGGTAGCACCCTATTTCGGGAAGCTTGCCGACAAAGGCAATGTACAGCGTTCCCTGCTGATTACCGTATCGATGATCATTGGAAGCATCCTGCTCATTAAACTCTTTCCGTATTCCATTCCCGTACTGGTCATTAGTATTTTCTTCCTGGATATTGGTGTACAAGCCACACAGATTACTAACTTTACGCGCATCTACAGCCTGCATGAAGAAGCCCACAGCCGGTTGAATACAATCTACATGACGACCTATTTTATTGGGGCAGCCATTGGAACCTATTTCGGGTTGCTCAGTTGGAAACTGGGGCAATGGGATCTTTCTACCTGGCAACTATTATTGTGGAGCGGCATCGCACTGCTGATTGTACTATTTTCAAAACGCAACACCTAA
- a CDS encoding AraC family transcriptional regulator, which produces MERFIQHDPLFIRHFTTEVWPFPVHNHNHFELVFIHSGSGLHQLNGKEIRYQGPCLFLLAPADYHLFVIEQETEFSVLKFNNRYLDGMASNVLLYEWNKLIDQLVVVGNAFGTELVQSPEELDRIHHLMRMIVREWEGSAGSSNEVLLYLIRSVFAIIKRNAFQIVSPDQMVTENRLVTIMNYIHTVIRAPELLSLKALSAHFNTTPSQLSSLFKRQMGISIKQYTDDYKFKLIENRLKFSDVLLKEISNDFGFTDLSHFNKFLKNHTGKNPKVFRKEV; this is translated from the coding sequence ATGGAACGTTTTATTCAGCATGACCCTCTTTTTATCCGGCATTTTACAACGGAAGTGTGGCCTTTTCCGGTACACAACCACAATCATTTTGAACTGGTATTCATCCATTCGGGCAGTGGTTTGCATCAATTGAATGGGAAGGAAATCCGGTACCAGGGACCTTGCCTGTTTTTACTGGCTCCTGCGGATTACCATCTTTTTGTGATCGAACAGGAAACGGAATTCAGTGTGCTGAAGTTCAATAACCGCTATCTGGATGGAATGGCTTCGAATGTGCTGCTGTACGAATGGAACAAGCTGATCGACCAATTGGTGGTGGTGGGTAATGCTTTTGGTACGGAGCTGGTGCAGTCACCCGAAGAACTGGACCGGATTCATCACCTGATGCGCATGATTGTCCGGGAATGGGAGGGTAGTGCGGGTAGTTCTAATGAGGTGCTGTTGTACCTGATCCGGAGTGTCTTTGCTATTATCAAACGGAACGCATTCCAGATTGTAAGCCCCGATCAGATGGTGACTGAAAACCGTTTGGTCACGATCATGAATTACATCCATACCGTCATCAGGGCACCGGAATTGTTAAGCCTCAAAGCACTCTCAGCTCACTTTAATACGACTCCCAGCCAGCTGAGCAGCCTTTTTAAGCGGCAGATGGGTATTTCCATCAAGCAATACACTGACGATTATAAGTTTAAACTGATTGAAAACCGATTAAAATTTAGCGATGTTCTACTGAAGGAAATCAGTAATGATTTTGGTTTTACTGACCTGAGCCATTTTAATAAGTTCCTGAAAAACCATACCGGGAAGAATCCGAAGGTATTTCGGAAGGAGGTTTGA
- a CDS encoding aspartyl protease family protein codes for MTKKLFSAALFFIFLFSTSITNAQIPFEINESGHIIIKAKINNVEGKFILDTGAGLNAIFTKFSKKITPEKTNNFFVGHRATGEELNLDLYNATSIEINNKEFKNQQYAIVDLEFGDIDGLISLQPFRNTPITIDYTNKKILFNKSTKNEKSIDIQIADYAGKAIDIFTYIELNDTVKIQAILDSGAGKNSFWFSSKLMDPLALNKADFKTVPVKSDFNKENNYYIGKLSKLSTVNKLCKQDGLDVAFVDGLIYEGKTSIDWLGKVLTIDIPSKKIYITE; via the coding sequence ATGACAAAAAAATTATTTTCAGCAGCCCTATTTTTTATATTTTTATTTTCCACCTCAATAACAAATGCCCAAATTCCTTTTGAAATCAATGAAAGTGGCCATATCATCATCAAAGCAAAAATAAATAATGTAGAAGGAAAGTTTATTTTAGACACCGGAGCGGGACTGAATGCCATTTTTACTAAGTTCTCTAAAAAAATCACACCCGAAAAAACCAATAATTTTTTTGTAGGGCACCGGGCTACTGGTGAAGAATTAAATCTGGATCTCTATAACGCTACCAGTATCGAAATCAATAACAAAGAATTTAAAAACCAGCAATACGCTATTGTAGACCTTGAATTCGGAGACATCGATGGGCTTATTTCATTACAGCCTTTCAGGAACACCCCTATTACTATTGACTATACCAACAAAAAGATTCTTTTCAATAAGTCCACAAAAAACGAAAAAAGCATCGACATCCAAATAGCCGATTACGCCGGAAAAGCTATTGACATTTTTACCTACATCGAATTGAATGATACAGTAAAGATCCAGGCCATATTGGATAGTGGAGCAGGAAAGAATTCATTTTGGTTCAGCTCTAAACTGATGGATCCGCTGGCATTGAATAAAGCAGATTTTAAAACCGTTCCTGTGAAAAGCGATTTCAATAAGGAGAATAACTATTACATCGGTAAGTTATCCAAATTAAGTACAGTTAATAAATTGTGTAAACAGGATGGCTTAGACGTAGCCTTTGTGGACGGCCTGATTTATGAAGGTAAAACCAGTATCGATTGGCTAGGCAAAGTCCTGACCATCGACATTCCCAGTAAGAAAATATATATCACAGAATAA